The nucleotide window CGGGGTACGGGGCGcgtctggggggagggggagggggaggagggggggcaggggggtagCCGTGAGAGACAGGGGGGCCAAACCGACCCCTGGGATAACCAGGCGGGCCGGGTTCTGGGCGGTCACCAGGAAAACGAGGTCCCCAATAGCCTGCTCTTTCTGGGGGGCCATGTTGGTACTCCTCATCGCCACCCCTAGGGCGGCTCTTTGAGATCTGAACATGAATCCTTTTGCCTAAATAAACAAGAAATTTAAAATTAACAGaaatttttttttagaaaaaacgATTATTCCTCAATTCAACCAAAATCTTAACAGAAGTACTGAATATCTGAAATTAGGGTTTTTCACACTGCTAATTTACCTTGGAACTCAGCGTTTGCCAAGCCCTTCATTGCGTCCATAGCCTCCTCTGAATTGGGCATATGAACGAAAGCGAAGTTTTTGACGACGGAACACTCGGATACTGTGCCGTATTCTTCAAACAGTGCCCGCAATGCATCTGCAGAGCCCTTCTCAACATTAGCCACATGCAATTTAATTGGGCCCTGGTTCTTTCCATGGCTAGCCTCTACATTTATCGGTACACCGTGCAACTTATACAAATGCAAGTTGCGTATGGCTTTGGTTGCACTCTTGCGATCCTCCATGTGAACAAATGCGAAGTTCTTGATGATGGCACACTCAGTCACTGTACCATACTGAGCAAAGAGGGCCTGGATCTCATCCGTCTCCGCCTGAGGCGGAAGGTTCCCAACGAAAATCTTCACCATCTTTGGTGCCAATTTACCTGGAATGACAAAAAGGTAACCGTTACAACATTATCAAATAACTGGCAATGATCCCAGGCAAGCGCACAAGAGGTGCAGGCATTCAAGTCACTGATCTGAACTCATCACTGCTCCATAAACAATACTATGCACGTTGGATGTTGCAatttcacattaaaaaaaaaaaaaaagccccacaTCTAACACATCACAGGTCCTTTATATTTTGTCCATGGCCGAGTACACATACCCATGCATCTTCCATGAAGAAACATACTTCAAGATATTCCATCAAATGAAACCGAacattctctcattttcttcaACAGGCATAAATTATTTAAACAAAATTCAGTCTCCATCTAATTATACAGGCAGTTTGACCGCAGGACCTCTGCTCGATTAACGGGTCAATATCGGGTGTATGGTCGACATCTAAGTCGTATCAGTATCGTCAAAACCGAAAGCGGAAGCATGAATTACCAGGAAACTTGTTCTAGAAAATCTTGAGACCGAACGGCTTGATTTTGTAGTGGAAAAGTCTAGACTAGGACGACGATAGTTCCATCTGAAATCCACCAACTCAATATGATCGTGTTGGTCACCATGGGAAACCGTGAAGTTTTGCCTCGCAGCTGAAGTCAGCAGTCCTTCAGAGAAACTGCTAGGTAATGCACGTTAGCCAACCAGCTAACAAGACGACTGGCGCCAGTGTGTACAGGCCATTCGAGTAACGACACTGAGGCCCAAAAGCAAACGAATGCCAATATTTAAAATGCACAATAACGGCGAGCCTTTTCAAAACAAATCGTGGTATTACCACAAATAATATTACACTTGAGCTAACCAACAACGGAATCCAAAGCAAAGCAAGCACCAGAAACCCATGACGACCGCGTGCAAAAAGGGTGTCCATGTTGTTAGCCTGCTAACCATTCTGGTAAAGTTGGTTAGCATGCTAAATTAGctaccatacacacaaaaaaatacttCAGTTTCCTACGGTCTAAAAGTAACATAGATTAGAGCGGGAATCGAGGTTTACGGGAGAATATAAACACCAAGTTATTTAGACTTCGAAATAATTTGATGCTTAACTTCTTTTGATTCATCACCTCACATCAGTAAAAGATTAACGCAAATCCCCTCAAAGAATGAATGGAACAGCAAGTAACCGCGCGAACCTAGCTAGCTAgtgttagctaacgttaactgactaacgttagctagttagccatattttaaggaactacgaAAGCTAACTGGCTAGCAACCTTGTTTGATCACTCGTTCTACGTTTAATGTTAACTTTGTTCTGGAAAATCAGCACATTTGGTCACTAACATTGGTTTGCAG belongs to Sardina pilchardus chromosome 16, fSarPil1.1, whole genome shotgun sequence and includes:
- the rbm4.3 gene encoding RNA-binding protein 4.3, which encodes MVKIFVGNLPPQAETDEIQALFAQYGTVTECAIIKNFAFVHMEDRKSATKAIRNLHLYKLHGVPINVEASHGKNQGPIKLHVANVEKGSADALRALFEEYGTVSECSVVKNFAFVHMPNSEEAMDAMKGLANAEFQGKRIHVQISKSRPRGGDEEYQHGPPERAGYWGPRFPGDRPEPGPPGYPRGRFGPPVSHGYPPAPPPPPPPPPRRAPYPDRTSSYDRDGYGVVDYYEKYRARPYGITAYDDRRVSSVPPPPPPPSSALMRERLGASTLDPYERRPLPPPPSAYYAARDRSPIRRAPPTAPTPTGNGYSYERSRLSPLSMSRSAYGMPRARDPYADRVPPPPPARYSY